Proteins encoded within one genomic window of Gloeobacter kilaueensis JS1:
- a CDS encoding ABC1 kinase family protein encodes MNCGPRSPACAPNCSASATRKRHDRSASLLLPFVIVSAPPAVPARAYRWNRANYSRTRRVIDIWGFFLLILFYRWWDSKKWTYRGDDSEEHRSRRQRKRAIWTRETMLELGPTFIKVGQLFSTRADLFPKEYIEELSRLQDEVPAFAYEQVVQTIESEFGRRLPEIFQFFDPTPMAAASLGQVHRAQLHTGEEVVVKVQRPGLEQLFNVDLGILRGIAQYLQNHPRYGRGGREWVPIYDECARILMQEIDYLNEGRNADTFRRNFQGDPEICVPRVYWRYASPKVLTLEYLPGIKISNYEALEAAGLDRKLLARIGARSYLQQLLNDGFFHADPHPGNIAVRHDGALIFYDFGMMGRIQPGTKERLMDTFLGVAQSDADKVIDSLIELGAIKKNADRVPIRRSIAFLIENFFNKPYGDQSFDFGSLSEDIYEMAYEQPFRFPATFTFVLRAVSTLEGLGKGLDPNFNFMDVAQPFADQLMTTNGEFGMRELLNQLGQQVGQVGAMTVNLPRRIEQTLERADRGELRVRVKSIESERLLRRLNAAAIGGIYSVLLGAMLICSVILYTSEHILEAIAAFGLCGLLSFALGRVLLRLQRVDADIN; translated from the coding sequence ATGAACTGCGGGCCGAGGTCGCCCGCCTGCGCTCCGAACTGCAGCGCTTCCGCAACCAGGAAGCGCCATGACCGCTCTGCTTCCCTCCTCCTACCATTCGTGATCGTGTCCGCCCCACCTGCTGTTCCTGCCAGAGCCTATCGCTGGAACCGGGCCAACTACTCCCGTACCCGGCGGGTCATCGATATTTGGGGCTTTTTTCTGCTGATTTTGTTCTACCGCTGGTGGGACAGCAAAAAGTGGACCTACAGGGGCGACGACAGCGAGGAGCACCGCTCGCGCCGCCAGCGCAAGCGGGCGATCTGGACGCGGGAGACGATGCTCGAACTCGGTCCCACCTTTATCAAGGTCGGACAACTGTTTTCGACCCGCGCCGACTTGTTTCCAAAAGAATATATCGAAGAACTTTCGAGGCTACAGGACGAAGTACCGGCCTTCGCCTACGAGCAGGTCGTGCAGACCATCGAGAGCGAATTCGGCAGGCGGCTGCCGGAAATTTTTCAGTTCTTCGATCCGACGCCGATGGCGGCAGCTTCCCTCGGGCAGGTGCATCGCGCCCAGCTGCACACTGGCGAAGAAGTCGTCGTCAAAGTCCAGCGTCCTGGCCTCGAACAGCTATTTAACGTCGATCTGGGCATCTTGCGGGGCATCGCCCAGTACCTGCAGAACCATCCGCGCTACGGGCGCGGCGGGCGCGAGTGGGTGCCTATCTACGACGAGTGCGCCCGCATCCTCATGCAAGAAATTGACTACCTCAACGAGGGGCGCAACGCCGATACCTTCCGGCGCAACTTCCAGGGCGACCCTGAGATCTGCGTGCCCAGGGTCTACTGGCGCTACGCCTCCCCAAAAGTCCTCACCCTCGAATATCTGCCCGGCATCAAGATCAGCAACTACGAGGCGCTGGAGGCGGCGGGTCTGGACCGCAAGCTTCTGGCGCGCATCGGAGCGCGCTCCTACCTGCAGCAGCTTCTCAACGACGGCTTCTTTCACGCCGATCCCCATCCGGGCAACATCGCCGTGCGCCACGACGGGGCGCTGATTTTTTATGACTTTGGCATGATGGGCCGCATTCAGCCGGGCACCAAGGAACGGCTGATGGACACGTTTTTGGGCGTCGCCCAATCCGACGCCGACAAGGTGATCGACTCGCTCATCGAACTGGGGGCAATTAAAAAGAACGCCGACCGCGTTCCGATCCGCCGCTCGATCGCGTTTCTCATCGAGAATTTTTTTAACAAGCCCTACGGCGATCAGTCCTTCGACTTTGGCAGCCTCTCCGAAGATATCTACGAGATGGCCTACGAACAGCCCTTTCGCTTTCCGGCCACCTTTACCTTTGTGCTGCGGGCGGTATCGACCCTGGAAGGTCTGGGCAAAGGGCTCGATCCCAACTTCAATTTTATGGATGTCGCCCAGCCCTTCGCCGATCAGCTCATGACCACCAACGGAGAGTTCGGTATGCGCGAACTGTTGAACCAACTCGGACAGCAGGTCGGCCAGGTCGGTGCGATGACGGTCAACCTGCCCCGCCGCATCGAGCAGACCCTCGAGCGCGCCGATCGCGGCGAGTTGCGGGTGCGGGTCAAGTCGATCGAATCGGAGCGGCTGTTGCGCCGCCTCAACGCCGCTGCCATCGGCGGCATCTACAGCGTGCTTCTGGGAGCAATGCTCATCTGCTCGGTGATCCTCTATACGAGCGAACATATCCTGGAGGCGATCGCCGCCTTTGGCCTCTGCGGGTTGCTCTCCTTTGCCCTGGGCCGGGTGCTGCTCAGGTTGCAGCGCGTGGACGCCGACATCAACTGA
- a CDS encoding Uma2 family endonuclease yields the protein MALTIQDVEKLQLLYPEHKIELRGGEITIVSPSDITSGLIAGRLLTRLNLWIEPRRLGFVFDSSSGFRPAEGELTAPGVAYISRRRLPRVPRSYGQIVPDLVVEVKSSTDRVKLIEDKLVHYLEVGAQVGILVDPDEQTVSIYRPNQAPVVLAGEAILSLPELLPGWQLPIAELWIVEFGDE from the coding sequence ATGGCGCTGACGATCCAGGATGTCGAGAAACTCCAGTTGCTCTATCCAGAGCACAAGATCGAGCTGCGCGGTGGAGAGATCACAATCGTGAGTCCTTCGGATATCACCTCCGGGCTGATTGCAGGCCGACTGCTCACCCGATTGAATCTCTGGATCGAACCGCGCAGGCTCGGTTTTGTCTTCGATTCCAGCTCAGGCTTTCGACCGGCAGAGGGCGAATTGACGGCTCCGGGTGTAGCTTACATCTCGCGCCGACGACTGCCCCGCGTGCCGCGCTCCTACGGGCAGATCGTGCCGGATCTGGTTGTCGAGGTCAAATCCAGCACCGACCGGGTAAAGCTGATCGAGGACAAGCTCGTGCATTATCTAGAAGTCGGGGCGCAAGTCGGAATTCTCGTCGATCCGGACGAGCAGACGGTGAGTATCTATCGGCCCAACCAGGCACCGGTGGTACTGGCAGGCGAAGCTATCCTGAGCTTGCCGGAATTGTTGCCGGGCTGGCAGTTGCCGATAGCCGAATTGTGGATAGTCGAATTCGGCGACGAGTAG
- a CDS encoding chloride channel protein, which produces MWPWQRNLRQLLRPQRLATLEACLIGLIAGLAAVALKQGAALLTHWRIAAIGLGGWWTLPLLSLLGGLIAGWLVERFAPEAAGSGIPQVKAVLARVPMALDLRVAIVKLVSGIAAIGSGLPLGREGPTVQLGAALANQLSRWVPTSPSYRRQLVAAGAGAGLAAAFNAPIAGVIFVVEELLQDVSGLTLGSAILASFIASVISRVLGGFSFDLKAPLAGFHTGFTVQEIPYYLLLGVLAGVLGALFNRAILASLSFNRQVLRLKLSLRVGLAGLGIGLALVFLPAVFRDGEQLREMILAVQTPWQFVALAFVAQFVLTVIAYGSGAPGGIFAPSLVLGSALGALVGTLSYSTLHINPPLPYALAGMGAFFCAVTRVPITSFVIIFEITNDFTLVLPLMVVCVIAAIVAERLNEGSIYDQLLAFSGIRLTEQIVSDEKLLGQLAAGDVMQTRIETLESRLALSEVSQAFSRSHHRGFPVVEGERLVGIVTQTDLLKIAARQLPPDAPLTEIMTTQPVTVTAGDTLNEVLYLLNRYELSRLPVTEGSKLVGIITRSDIIRAEADLLGGENLQSLGPRPSPSYVVYQTRSPAIGQGRLLLPLANPETAPALLEFALAVARERKLELECLQVIVVPRTRAPSDTTVAIAPSVRLLRQAVRAAQAVGVPVHTQVRVAHDVSQAVLETIKERRISLALLGWKGNTATPGRIFGSAVDTIIRQAPCEVLLIKLKDNALPRHWLVPIGGGPNAKEALKILPALLRGIPGRGEVTVCQVFAPESAHDTAPLEADSLSLSRAIGRPVEALPLFSKAIAQTLVRCASDGKFDGIIIGASRESLLQQAVRGNIPETVARDSDCTVIVVRI; this is translated from the coding sequence ATGTGGCCCTGGCAGCGCAACCTCCGACAACTTTTGCGTCCCCAGCGCCTGGCGACGCTGGAAGCCTGCTTGATCGGTCTGATTGCCGGTCTGGCGGCGGTCGCTCTTAAGCAGGGAGCCGCCCTGCTCACCCACTGGCGGATCGCAGCGATTGGCCTCGGGGGGTGGTGGACGCTGCCGCTTTTGAGCTTACTCGGTGGTCTGATAGCCGGCTGGTTGGTGGAGCGCTTTGCCCCGGAGGCGGCTGGCAGCGGCATTCCCCAGGTCAAGGCGGTGCTGGCGCGGGTGCCGATGGCCCTCGATCTGCGGGTGGCCATAGTCAAACTCGTAAGTGGCATCGCCGCCATCGGCTCCGGCCTGCCCCTGGGCCGGGAGGGACCGACGGTACAGCTCGGGGCGGCCCTCGCCAACCAGCTCAGCCGCTGGGTGCCCACTTCGCCCTCCTATCGCCGCCAGCTGGTGGCCGCCGGGGCCGGGGCCGGTCTGGCCGCCGCCTTCAATGCTCCGATCGCCGGGGTGATCTTTGTGGTCGAGGAACTGCTGCAGGACGTGTCCGGACTCACCCTCGGCTCGGCGATTCTCGCTTCGTTTATCGCCTCTGTGATCTCGCGGGTTCTGGGCGGCTTCAGCTTTGATCTCAAAGCGCCGCTGGCGGGGTTCCATACGGGTTTCACCGTTCAGGAAATCCCCTATTACCTGTTGCTCGGTGTACTGGCAGGGGTACTGGGAGCGCTCTTCAACCGGGCGATTCTGGCGAGCCTCAGCTTCAATCGTCAGGTACTGCGCCTCAAACTCAGCCTGCGCGTCGGGCTGGCCGGGCTTGGGATCGGGCTGGCGCTGGTATTTTTGCCCGCCGTCTTTCGCGACGGCGAACAACTGCGCGAGATGATCCTCGCGGTGCAAACGCCCTGGCAATTTGTCGCCCTCGCCTTCGTCGCGCAGTTCGTCCTCACGGTAATCGCCTACGGTTCCGGCGCGCCCGGCGGCATCTTCGCTCCGTCGCTGGTGCTGGGATCTGCTCTAGGAGCGCTGGTAGGCACCCTTTCCTACAGCACGCTTCACATCAACCCGCCCCTACCCTACGCCCTGGCGGGGATGGGGGCCTTTTTCTGTGCGGTCACCCGCGTGCCGATCACCTCGTTTGTGATCATCTTCGAGATCACCAACGACTTTACGCTGGTGCTGCCGCTGATGGTCGTCTGCGTGATCGCCGCTATCGTCGCCGAACGGCTGAACGAAGGCTCGATCTACGACCAGTTGCTCGCCTTCAGCGGCATTCGCCTCACCGAGCAGATCGTCTCGGACGAAAAATTATTGGGCCAACTGGCGGCGGGCGACGTGATGCAGACCCGCATCGAGACGCTGGAGAGCCGCCTGGCTTTGAGCGAAGTGTCCCAGGCATTTTCGCGCTCCCACCATCGCGGTTTTCCGGTAGTCGAGGGCGAGCGGCTGGTGGGCATCGTCACCCAGACCGACCTGCTCAAAATTGCTGCCCGCCAACTGCCCCCCGACGCTCCGCTCACCGAGATCATGACCACCCAGCCGGTGACGGTCACTGCCGGTGACACGCTCAACGAAGTCCTCTACCTGCTCAACCGCTACGAACTGAGCCGCCTGCCCGTCACCGAGGGCAGCAAACTCGTCGGCATCATCACCCGCAGCGACATTATTCGGGCCGAGGCGGACCTTTTGGGGGGCGAGAATCTCCAGTCGCTCGGCCCGCGCCCTTCGCCCTCCTACGTCGTCTACCAGACCCGTTCACCGGCTATCGGCCAGGGCCGCCTGCTCCTGCCCCTCGCCAATCCCGAGACCGCCCCGGCCCTGCTCGAATTTGCCCTGGCCGTCGCCCGCGAGCGCAAGCTCGAACTGGAATGCCTGCAGGTGATCGTCGTGCCCCGCACCCGCGCCCCCTCCGACACCACCGTGGCAATCGCTCCTTCGGTGCGCCTGTTGCGCCAGGCCGTGCGCGCCGCCCAGGCGGTGGGCGTGCCCGTCCATACCCAGGTGCGCGTCGCCCACGACGTTTCCCAGGCCGTGCTTGAGACAATCAAGGAGCGGCGGATCAGCCTGGCCCTGTTGGGCTGGAAGGGCAACACCGCCACGCCGGGACGGATCTTTGGCAGCGCCGTCGATACGATCATCCGTCAGGCTCCCTGCGAGGTGCTGCTCATCAAACTCAAGGACAACGCCCTGCCCCGCCACTGGCTGGTGCCCATCGGCGGCGGCCCGAACGCCAAGGAGGCACTCAAAATTCTCCCGGCCCTGCTGCGCGGCATCCCCGGCAGAGGCGAGGTGACTGTCTGCCAGGTCTTTGCCCCTGAGAGCGCCCATGACACCGCCCCCCTTGAGGCCGATAGCCTCAGCCTCAGCCGGGCGATCGGTCGCCCGGTCGAAGCGCTGCCGCTTTTTTCAAAGGCAATCGCTCAAACCCTGGTCCGCTGCGCCTCCGACGGCAAATTCGACGGCATCATCATCGGAGCGAGCCGCGAGAGCCTGCTGCAACAGGCCGTGCGCGGCAACATCCCCGAGACCGTCGCCCGCGACAGCGACTGCACGGTGATCGTCGTGCGCATCTAA
- a CDS encoding STAS domain-containing protein — translation MTVSLRGTRDEGDNYQVFRLIGQLDAFSEPVFKKILNKHIDDGPANIILDLSQIDFLDSSGQGALVQLAKKVQGLSGSFQIVTNQRVTQSLRLVRLDQFLTLRNTLEEAVEQVPGS, via the coding sequence TTGACGGTCAGCCTGAGGGGCACCCGCGATGAAGGCGACAACTATCAGGTCTTTCGCCTGATCGGTCAGCTCGATGCCTTCTCTGAACCGGTCTTCAAAAAGATCCTCAACAAACACATCGACGACGGTCCGGCCAACATCATCCTGGATCTCTCGCAAATCGATTTTTTAGACAGCTCCGGGCAGGGAGCGCTCGTGCAGCTGGCTAAAAAAGTGCAGGGGCTTTCTGGTTCCTTTCAGATCGTCACCAACCAGCGGGTGACCCAGAGCCTGAGACTGGTGCGCCTCGATCAATTTTTGACGCTGCGCAATACTCTCGAAGAAGCGGTCGAGCAGGTGCCTGGAAGCTAG
- a CDS encoding Mini-ribonuclease 3, which yields MDSSQIRTLPLEALAYLGDAVWELHVRSGLIYPPQRLRRLHERTVERVRAAAQATLLGRLEAQLTSEEAEWVRRGRNAATGVPRHLDGATYRLATAFETLLGYLFLADRERLAVVLHLCDELQHHGPNPAPPET from the coding sequence TTGGACAGCTCCCAGATTCGCACGCTGCCGCTCGAAGCTCTGGCGTATCTGGGGGATGCCGTCTGGGAGTTGCACGTCCGCTCCGGGCTCATCTATCCGCCCCAGCGGCTGCGGCGGTTGCACGAGCGGACCGTCGAGCGGGTGCGGGCCGCTGCCCAGGCAACTTTGTTGGGCAGGCTCGAAGCGCAGCTCACTTCCGAGGAGGCCGAGTGGGTGCGCCGGGGGCGCAACGCGGCCACAGGTGTGCCCCGCCATCTCGACGGGGCGACCTATAGACTGGCCACCGCCTTTGAAACCCTGTTAGGATATCTGTTTCTGGCCGACCGCGAACGCCTCGCCGTCGTCCTCCACCTCTGCGATGAGCTGCAACACCATGGCCCCAACCCCGCGCCCCCAGAAACCTAA
- a CDS encoding DUF6825 family protein, protein MSNPWIRTFFIGRATAEILLEKLEDAVTDLLSEVGKAEADWRDGLREFTEEVLTRAEAEQAETLIDLSAEGYTSRGTASSKQVERNVDELRAEVARLRSELQRFRNQEAP, encoded by the coding sequence GTGAGCAATCCCTGGATTCGCACTTTTTTTATCGGTCGAGCAACCGCAGAGATTTTGCTTGAAAAGCTCGAAGATGCCGTCACCGATCTGTTGAGTGAGGTGGGCAAGGCGGAGGCGGACTGGCGAGACGGGTTGCGCGAGTTTACCGAGGAGGTGCTCACCCGCGCCGAAGCCGAGCAGGCTGAGACCCTCATCGATCTGAGCGCCGAGGGCTACACCAGCCGGGGCACGGCGAGCAGCAAGCAAGTCGAGCGCAACGTCGATGAACTGCGGGCCGAGGTCGCCCGCCTGCGCTCCGAACTGCAGCGCTTCCGCAACCAGGAAGCGCCATGA
- the rlmB gene encoding 23S rRNA (guanosine(2251)-2'-O)-methyltransferase RlmB has product MAPTPRPQKPKRSGTRSAAAKPIRKTSADARVRKLKEGERGERRVAKDSSQAKPVRKADAAARAKRPAKDITPPATERLPKKTIAPSKPAPAEASETGESDEAELLYGKQPVLAALQARRPLNRVWLIERLRYDPRFLRLLDAAKAGGTVIDIVEPRRLDQLTAGANHQGVAAQTAAHPYVEFEDLITAAADHPQPVLLAADGIEDPHNLGALIRSAEAFGFQGVILPRRRAVGVTTTVAKVAAGAVEHLPIARVTNLNQALERLKEAGFQVVGTQQKASQPVFDLTLSGALVIVVGSEGKGISLLTQRHCDQIVSIPLVGKTASLNASVAGGIVLYEVLRQRSAQKIDLS; this is encoded by the coding sequence ATGGCCCCAACCCCGCGCCCCCAGAAACCTAAGCGCAGCGGCACCCGCTCCGCCGCCGCCAAACCGATCCGCAAAACCTCCGCCGATGCCAGGGTGCGCAAGCTCAAAGAAGGCGAGCGGGGGGAGCGCCGGGTAGCCAAGGATAGCTCCCAGGCCAAACCGGTGCGCAAGGCCGATGCGGCGGCTCGGGCCAAGCGTCCGGCCAAAGACATCACTCCCCCGGCCACCGAGCGGCTGCCTAAAAAGACGATCGCTCCTTCTAAACCCGCCCCAGCGGAGGCGAGTGAGACGGGCGAGAGCGACGAAGCGGAATTGCTCTACGGCAAGCAGCCCGTCCTCGCTGCTCTCCAGGCCAGGCGGCCCCTCAACCGCGTCTGGCTCATCGAAAGGCTGCGCTACGACCCGCGCTTCTTGCGGCTGCTCGATGCCGCCAAAGCGGGCGGCACCGTCATCGACATCGTCGAACCCCGGCGGCTCGACCAGCTTACCGCCGGGGCCAACCACCAGGGCGTCGCCGCCCAGACCGCCGCCCACCCCTACGTCGAATTCGAGGATCTGATCACGGCTGCTGCCGACCACCCGCAGCCGGTGCTGCTCGCCGCCGACGGCATCGAAGATCCCCACAACCTCGGAGCGCTCATCCGCTCCGCCGAGGCGTTCGGTTTTCAAGGCGTCATCCTGCCCCGGCGGCGGGCAGTGGGCGTGACGACGACGGTGGCCAAGGTAGCAGCCGGAGCGGTCGAGCACCTGCCCATTGCCCGCGTCACCAACCTCAACCAGGCCCTCGAACGGCTCAAAGAAGCGGGCTTTCAGGTGGTCGGTACCCAGCAAAAGGCGAGCCAGCCCGTGTTCGATCTGACCTTGAGCGGTGCGCTGGTGATCGTGGTCGGCTCAGAGGGCAAGGGCATCTCGCTGCTCACCCAGCGCCACTGCGATCAGATCGTCTCGATCCCGCTGGTGGGCAAAACCGCCAGCCTCAACGCCTCAGTGGCAGGCGGCATCGTCCTCTACGAGGTGCTGCGCCAGCGCAGCGCTCAAAAGATTGATCTAAGCTAG
- a CDS encoding TetR/AcrR family transcriptional regulator: protein MKASIREKTALLRRQHILEAAIRVFADRGFQRATIREIANEAGVSDGTIYNSFKNKADLLLAVLDPLDEVGRAVEAPLTAVSDDVEQLVRQLFRRRWETFTPEILNVLRAVFSEVLINEELRALYVDRVLAPALTLPEPLFKNLVAAGKLRPIDVSLTLRTITATFLGLVTLRLLGDEYVTAHWDAVPDELAALFLAGILPQKTERGGHESA, encoded by the coding sequence ATGAAAGCAAGCATCCGCGAAAAGACCGCGCTCCTGCGGCGGCAGCACATTCTCGAAGCGGCGATCAGAGTTTTTGCGGATCGTGGCTTTCAGCGCGCCACGATCCGGGAGATCGCAAACGAGGCGGGGGTGTCGGACGGAACGATCTACAACTCGTTCAAGAACAAGGCCGATCTGCTGCTTGCCGTCCTCGATCCGCTCGACGAGGTGGGTCGCGCCGTAGAAGCTCCCCTGACGGCAGTCAGCGACGATGTCGAGCAACTGGTCCGGCAGCTTTTCAGGCGGCGCTGGGAGACTTTTACCCCCGAGATCTTGAACGTGTTGCGGGCGGTCTTCTCGGAAGTGTTGATCAACGAAGAATTGCGGGCGCTCTACGTCGATCGCGTGCTTGCACCGGCTCTTACCCTGCCGGAGCCGCTATTTAAGAATCTGGTGGCAGCCGGGAAACTGAGGCCCATCGATGTTTCGCTGACCCTGCGCACGATTACCGCCACCTTTCTTGGTCTTGTGACCCTGCGGTTGTTGGGCGACGAGTACGTGACAGCGCACTGGGATGCGGTTCCTGACGAGCTTGCTGCCCTCTTTCTTGCTGGAATACTGCCACAAAAGACTGAAAGAGGCGGCCATGAGTCGGCTTGA
- a CDS encoding cytochrome P450 family protein translates to MSRLESVQIASPAFKADPYPFYARLRAETPVYRVALPNKQPAWLVTRYDDVAALLKDPRFAKDRQNALTKKQMASQPQVPALFAPLTRNLLDSDDPDHARLRRLAQTAFTAKRIEVIVDRTQAACDERLDRLKGRRFDLMGEFALPVPVMVISELLGVPQADREKFGRWSKTLSQNTMTPMRMLLSFPHLVCFVRYLRRLIAQKQKQPQDDLVSALVQVQATGQLDEDELLAMVALLLTAGHETTTNLIGNGMLALLRHLDQFERLRAQPELIETAIEELLRFESPVEMSTNRYAREDLEIAGTPIARGELVLGVIASANRDESQFPDAHTLDIARRPNLHLAFGQGGHYCLGAALARLEGKIALETLLRRLPNLRLTQATNSLRWRRGLVLRGLESLAVSF, encoded by the coding sequence ATGAGTCGGCTTGAGAGCGTCCAGATTGCCAGCCCGGCCTTCAAGGCGGACCCTTACCCGTTTTATGCACGCCTGCGCGCCGAGACGCCTGTCTATCGGGTTGCTCTTCCGAACAAACAGCCGGCCTGGCTTGTCACCCGCTACGACGACGTGGCGGCGCTGCTCAAAGATCCGCGCTTTGCCAAGGACCGGCAGAACGCCCTGACGAAGAAGCAGATGGCAAGTCAGCCGCAGGTACCGGCGCTATTTGCTCCGCTGACGCGCAATCTGCTCGACAGCGACGATCCGGATCACGCCCGCTTGCGCAGGCTGGCTCAAACAGCCTTTACAGCAAAGCGCATCGAGGTGATCGTAGATCGCACCCAGGCGGCCTGCGACGAGCGCCTTGACCGGTTGAAAGGCCGCCGTTTCGATCTGATGGGTGAATTTGCCCTGCCGGTGCCGGTGATGGTCATCTCGGAGCTGTTGGGCGTTCCCCAGGCGGATCGCGAAAAATTTGGGCGCTGGTCAAAGACCCTCAGCCAAAATACGATGACGCCGATGCGTATGCTGCTTTCTTTTCCCCACCTCGTTTGTTTTGTCAGATACCTGCGCCGGCTCATCGCGCAAAAGCAAAAACAACCACAAGACGATCTGGTGAGCGCCCTGGTGCAGGTGCAGGCAACGGGACAGCTCGATGAAGACGAACTGCTCGCGATGGTTGCCCTTTTGCTGACGGCTGGACACGAGACGACGACGAACCTCATCGGCAACGGAATGCTGGCGCTGCTTCGCCACCTCGATCAGTTCGAGCGCCTGCGCGCCCAACCGGAGTTGATCGAGACGGCGATCGAGGAGTTGCTGCGCTTCGAAAGTCCCGTCGAGATGTCAACCAACCGCTATGCCCGCGAGGATCTCGAAATTGCCGGTACACCGATCGCGCGTGGGGAGCTTGTCCTCGGCGTCATCGCCTCGGCGAACCGCGACGAAAGCCAGTTTCCAGATGCGCACACCCTCGATATTGCGCGCCGTCCCAACTTGCACCTCGCCTTTGGGCAGGGCGGACACTACTGCCTGGGCGCTGCTCTGGCCCGCCTGGAAGGCAAGATCGCCCTTGAGACGCTGCTCAGGCGTCTACCGAATCTGCGCCTCACTCAAGCTACAAATTCCCTGCGCTGGCGGCGCGGCCTGGTCCTTCGGGGGCTTGAGTCGCTGGCGGTCAGCTTTTAA